TGTTCCGCTCCGCAGGGAAATCAGCTGATTCTTTACCGCTGCAGCCTCGTCGCCACAGACCAGTGCTCCTTGGATGGTCAGGCAGCCCCCCGGATTCGCCGGGTTTCCTAGCACCCAAGCCGCACCATCGAGGAGCTTTTCCGCCACTTCCTTTGCGGTCGGCGCTTCAAAAGCCTTGGGAATATAGGCTCCCGGGCCTGTTGAATATCGATCTAGGGCCTTGCGGAAGAGGGCCTCCTTGTTTCCGAAGGCTGCATAGAGGCTCGGCTTGTTGATTCCCATCGCCTCCGTGAGGTCGGTCATCGAAGTTCCCTCGTATCCCTTCGCCCAGAAGACGCGCAGCGCCTTCTCCAAGGCCTCATCAGGATCAAACTCCCGTGGACGGCCCATTGAGGATGAGGGTCTGCGAACTTCCATACTTGGCGGTAAAAAACTCCCTTGACGGAGTTTTGTCCATATGTTACATCAATACCGTTCGTTACAAAAGTCTCGGGTGAGAAACTTCCGGCCCTTCGGCCGCAGGCGCTACCTCCCGGGCGAACACAACCAGGTAAAACCATGAAAGCCATTGCGCTTACCACTGAGTCCTTCGATGCCGCCATCTCCGGCACGACGCAGCCCGTCCTCGTCGACTTCTGGGCCGACTGGTGCGGTCCCTGCAAAATGATTGGCCCGGTCGTCGAGGAGATCGCTGCAGAAAACGAGGGAAAGGCCCTCGTGGCGAAAGTGGATATTTCCGATAATATCGAGCTCGCCCGACGCTTTGGCGTCCAAGCGATCCCGACGCTGATTATCTTCAAGGACGGCAAACCGGTGAATGTCTTCCGCGGCCTGCAGGACAAGCGCGTCCTGACAGAGGCTCTAGCGGCAGCATGAGCCCCTAGCTTGGAATGAAAGGTGGACTTCAGCCCGTGCGAGCGCAGGGTCGCCGCGCGGGCTGATGACCGCCTTTTTTGTCTCTGATCCCGATGAATGACCTTGGCAAAGGTAGCCGCTCGCTGCTGCCCATCTTCCTTCTTTCCGCGGCGGGCTTCACGGTGCTAACCACGGAATTCATTATCGTGGGTCTGCTTCCCGCGATGGCCCGTGATCTCCGCGTAAGCGTCCCCACTGCGGGGCTGCTGGTGACGCTCTTCGCCTTTACCGTAGCGGCGGTCGGACCGCCGCTGACGGCCTTTGCTTCGCGCTTCGAACGGAAGCGGCTTTTCGTCGCGACCTTGGTGCTCTTCTCGGTTTCCAATTTGTTGGCCGCGCTATCTGCGAATTTCGGCGTGATGGCCTTCGCCCGGTTTATCCCGGCGGTAATGCTGCCGATCTTTTGGGCACTGGCGAGTGAGACCGCGGTCCAGATCACCGGCCCGGAGAAGGCAGGGAAGGCGATCTCGATGGTCTCCTTTGGCGTGGTGGCGGCAACCATCTTCGGCATTCCGATCGGGACCTTGGTGGCGGATGCCTTCGGCTGGCGGGTGGCTTTCGGAAGTCTTGCCGCCTTGGCCTTCGCGAAAGCAGCACTCTTGTTCTTCTTCCTGCCAAGCATGGCCGGAAAAAAGGAGGAGGCCTCCGTCTTGAAGCAGATGAGTATTCTGCGAGATCCGATGATCGCGGGGCACGTGTTGCTTTCCCTGCTGGTTTTTGCAGGGATGTTCACTTCCTACACCTATCTGGCCGATATCCTTGAGCGACTTGGTCATTTTGATGGGGCCACGGTGGGCTGGATCCTCATGGGCTTCGGCGGGATGGGCCTGCTGGGGAATTGGCTCGGGGGCCGTTTAGTGGATCGCAGCGCCTTGGGAGCCTCGATTACCTTCTCGATCCCGATCGCCATCGCCATGATCTCGGTGGTTCCGGTGGTGCAGTCTTTTGGTTGGCTAGCGGTGGTGCTTGGCATCTGGGGCACAGCTCAAGCAGCGCTTTTTACGGTGTCGCACGTCCGCGTGATGAAGTCGGCTTCCGCCAATGCAGCCCTCGGGGCTTCGCTGAATATCTCTGGTGCCAATATGGGCATCGGCTTGGGTGCGATGGTTGGGGGCCGCGTCATTGACCATTATGGCCTGTCTTTTGTCGGGTGGGCTGCCGCAGGAGTGGTCGGCATCGCGGTGATTCTTTCGGTCGTCCTCATGTTCGCCCGCCGGTCGAAGGAGTGCCCCGCCGGGATCGTCGAGTGTAGCGGTGGGCTTTAAGTGCTTCGGACCGTCACTTGCATCCCCGCCCATCGGGGCCATCGTCGCCGCATGTCGGACGACGCGGACTTTGCTACGAACATCAAGCGCTTCACGGGTTTCGCCGGTCACTACGACGCCTTTCGCCCGACTCTGCCCGAAGCGCTCTCAGGCCTGCTGCTCGAAGTCGCCCGCGCTCATAAAAGCAGCACTGTCGTCGATCTTGGCAGCGGCACCGGTCTCTCCACCCGCTACTGGAGCGGGAAGGTAAGGGAAGTCATCGGCATCGAACCCACCGATGCCATGCGTGAGGAAGCGGAACGTCACGGCGGGGCAGGCGTTTCTTATCGTCGCGGCTTTTCCCATGACACCGGACTTCCCGATGGGAGTGCTTCGATCGTGGTGTGCTCGCAGGCGCTGCACTGGATGGATCCGCAGGGGACTTTCAAGGAGGCGAAGCGTATCCTTAGGCCGGGAGGTGTTTTCGCGGCCTGCGATTATGATTGGCCGCCGGTTACGGGAGTCTGGGAACTCGATCAAGCCTATCAAGCCTGCGACCAGCGCGGTCGTGAAATGGAACGGGCACACGCCCTTTCCGAAGGCATCAAGTTTCAAGAGAAGTCCGGCCATCTGGATCGCATGAGATCGAGCGGAGCCTTTCGTTGGACACGTGAGGTTCTACTCCATCACGAGGAACAGGGAGACGCAGCGCGCCTTGTGGGGCTGCTCTTCAGCCAAGGCAGCGTGCAGACCGTGCTGAAAGCCGGTTTCAACGAAGCTGATATGGGCATCGATCGTTTCCGCGAGCTTGCGACCGCTCTCATGCCCCAGGCCAAGCGATGGCTGTGGTGCTCGCGCGTGAGGATCGGTGTTGTCTGAGCTAGCTCCACCGCACCGGCCGTCCTTCATCGAGATCGATGAAGTCGAACATCGTCAGTGCCGCGTCCTCCGGAAATCCGGATTCCGCCAACCGAAAATGCACGCGTGCAGCGGTTGCATCGCGCCAGCCGAGCTTCATCATGAAGCCGTTCCAAACTTCGATCTCCTCGCCGGAAGGCTTCCGGCCTTTCTCGAAGGCCCATTCCAAAATCTCCTCATCGCTTCCGCCCTTCAGCACGCGTGCTTCCAGGGCGCTGTAATCAATCCCGAGAAAGGAACAGCAGCGCTGATCAAAGCCACCCTTGATTCCCCGGACCTCTGCCCAGAGCGGCGGCAGCGCGGCCTTCGAATCGAGGCGGATCTTATCCAGCATCCGACCGAAGTGGACGAAGCCACTCACCTGATCGTAGGGACTGCGGAGACCGGGGATGAGAGTCGCACTCATGGGCGCCGCCAAGCTTCGTGGGGCCATTGCACGAGTAAAGCCGGATTGAGCGGTGGCCGGCTCCGATCTCCGCGGTAAGAACGGAGGAAAGAGAAAAATCACATCGGAGGCCTGCCCTCTCCGTGTCCCCCCCGGGCCGGTGTAGGGCAGGCGCACCGATGAATCTGTGCAAAGCATGCCCTATCTATCAAAAAAGATCTATCAGGCCCGGCGATGATTGTTAGCAGTGGGTAAACCCCGATGTCATTGTAGTGGAATGCACTACGTGAGGGGAGTCAGGTCGTCGGATGGTCCAGTTTCCAAGCAATTGCCTTTCTTAAGAGCTCGGAGGCGTCCTTTAGTTCCAACTTATCCTTAATTCTCGCGCGATAAGTTTCGATCGTTTTCACATCGACTCCCAGTTGCTCCGCGATCTGCCGTGTGCCGAAGCCCTGTCCCACCAGATCGAAGACCTGGAGTTCCCGGTCCGTGAGCAGCTCGAATGAAATTCCGGGGGTTGTCTTGGGCTTTCCGACCATGCGGGAAAGCATCTCCGCGGAGAGGGCCTCGCTCAGGAAGACCTTGCCATCCAGTACCTGGCGGATGGCTTCCAAGATCTTGCGGGTGGCTTCCTGTTTGGTGATGTAACCATGGGCCCCGGCGCGGATCACCCGCTCTGCATAAAGGTTCTCCTCTTGCATCGAGACCACCAGGACCCGGACATCCGGATACATCACCCGCAAGTCCTTGATCAGATCCAAGCCGTTCGAGCGACGGAGCGAGAGATCGACAATCGCCAGCGTCGGGGCCTCCTTGCCGATCAATTCGAGAGCACCGGCACGATCCTCCGCCTCGCCGCAAACTTTCATGTCCGCCTCGCGGTTGATCACTTCCGCGAGCCGTTCGCGGACCATCGGATGATCGTCCACGATCACGATGCGAACGACGGATGAGGACTCACTCATGGTCAGGGGAATCATGGTTGGAAACGCAGCGCACGATCACGCCGCGGCCATTATTGGGGGCGATCTCCAGTTTTGCTCCGATGGCTTTCGCACGATATTCCATGATGTGCAACCCCATGCCCAGCCCGGAGCGGGCTTCGGCTTTCATGCCTTTCCCGTTGTCACGGATCCTGAGGTCGAACGAGTCGATCGAGGATTCGAATTCGATGTCGAGTTCGCTGGCGTCTGCATGCTTCAGGGTATTGTTCACCGCCTCTTGGGCGATGCGGTAAAGTTGGACCGCTGTTCCTTCACTCAGGGCGGATGGCAGTTCCGCGACGCTTACCGAGCAGCGGAGCCCAGTGCGCTTGGAGGCTCCGTTTGCAAGCGCCAGCAAGGCGGTCTCAAGCCCCTCTTCATCGAGCCGCACCGGATAGAGCCCTTTGGCCACGTCGCGGGCCTGCGTGATCGCATCATCGATAAGCCCCACGATTTCCGTGGCGTCACCCGACTCGGTGCTGCCCTGTTCCTCCAGCTTGCGCTGTAGCATGCTGGTGGAGAAAGCAGTGGCGACCAGATGCTGGCAGAGGCCGTCATGGATGTCCTGGCCGATGCGGGCTTGTTCGGTCTCGCGGATTTCCAGGATGTGATTTTCCAGCTTCAGTCGCTCCCGGACTTCCGCCTGGAGGCGCGCGGTGCGGTCCCGCACGCGGGCTTCCAGCGAGTCATTGAGCGAGCGCAGGGAATCGACGAGCCGGACGACGATGAGCAGCACGCCCAGACGAAGTGCCGCGTTGGCGAAGGGCAAATACATGGGCGTCCCCGGCCTCTCGGTGATGATGTCCGCATTCAGGGAGACCAGGCAGGCGAGAACCGCGCAGGCAAGGGCGGCTCTCCAGCTCGCATGGCGGCTCACGTAGAGCACGGGAAGCAGGTAGAAAAAGGCGCTGCCGAGTTGCGGCGTGATCACCATATCGACCGAGCCGATGCCCAGGATGATCAGGGTCCCGATGAGAACGGCGAACCACTGCGGTGGAGCTTTCCAAAAGGAGGCGGATGGTTTCGGGGGTTCCTGGGAAGCAGCCATCGGGAGCAATCCGGCCGGGGAAGTCGTTGCCATAGAACACTTCAAATCGGCCCCGAAGGCAATCCGAATGCACCTAGCAAGACTGTGATCTCCGGGAATCCGGGTCGTCTGGCGACCTCCGGATCCATGCAATGCCGGACGAGGTCCCGCAGTTCTTCCGGCGCCTTGCTTCCTTCCCAGCGCTCCAGCAGTTCCTCAAGCAGGCAGCCGAAGGCGCGGACTTCCAGCTTCTCTGCCAGGCGATCCGTTCTGCCGTGAAAGGTAGCCGCGCCGAAGTCGCCCAGCAGTGCATGACCTTCCTCATCCCGCAGAATATTGTGAGCATAGAGGTCGCCATGCATGATGCCCTTCGCGTGCAAGGCTCGCGCGGCCTCCGCGATGCCTCTGGCGATCTTCAGGAGAACGGAAGGCGGAAAGCGGATGTCCTCCGCATATACGTCCCGCGTGCAGCTTTGGAAATCCGGCGGGCCCGCCAGATTCGTGAAGCCGCCTCCGATCCATTCCATGACCAGGCCGGAAGCGTCTTCCGGATGTGACGCAAGTTCCGCGATCACCGGCACCAGATGAGGATGTGCGCCGGCGGCGAGACAGGCGGCCTTTTCACTGGCGGGCAGGCCATCGCTTGTCATCTCGCCCTTGAAGATCTTCACGGCGACATGGCGGCTGCCGTTTTGCCATCGGGCTCGCGAAATAACTCCGGAGGCTCCTTCGCCAAGCTTCTCCATCAGTTCCAACTCATCCCAGGCGATCGAACCGGCGCGGCTGCCTGTTGCGTCCGCGGCCACCGGATTCCCCGAGTAGGCCAGCCAAGAGAGCTTCGGAAGATGAAAGAGCCAATCGGGCAGCACTTCGAACTGGTTCGCGGCGAGCCGGATCAATTCGAGGTTCACGCAGCGCGCCATCTCTTCGGGCAGACGACTGAGGCGATTGCCCGCAAGCATCAGCTTTTGCAGTGGCAGGCACTTCCCGATGGAGGAGGGGAGTTGCTCGATCCGGTTGTCGGTAAGAATGAGCCAACGCAAGGAGGGAGGCAGCGAAGCTTCATCCACCCGTGCGATCCGGTTCGACTTGAAACCGAGCATTTGCAGCGAGGGCAAGTTGCCGATCACATCGGGTAAATGCTCGAAGTTGTTCTGAGAGCAAAAGAGAATGCGGAGCTTCTTGAGCCGAGCCAAGTCCTGCGGGAGATCATGCAGGCAATTGCCAGAGAGGTTCAGGATCTCGAGCGTCTCTGCGAGCTCGAAGATCTCCGGAGGGATTTCAGTGAGACCGCAGGAGAGATCCAGGCGAGTGGCACCGGCAAGCTGGCCGTTGCGCACTTGTGCCAGCGTGTCCATCGTTCAAAGGATGGCGACAAAGGTGCCTTCGAAGCTCGCGCAGGTCTGGCCGTCCTCGTCCATTGTCACATGCAATTTGATGCGCGCCTTGCCGGTACGCTCGAACTTCTTCCGGAACGAAGCGATGGCCGAAGCGCCAGGGCGTTTGCAGGTCGCGACGATGTCACCCTTCACCGGATGGCGATAGTCCATCTCGCTCTTCCTCACCACGATGTGCGCCTCGCGATTGCCGAGCTCCAGCCATAGCGTGCTATAGCCTGCGAGTGTGGCAATCGCGACAAGGCTGCCGCCGAAGGCGGTGCCGAGGTGATTGTGATTCACCTCCAAGGGTGCGCTCAGCACCAGCTTCTCCTCATCGTAGGTATCCACGCGGACACCCATCGTCTTGGTGATGGGGATTTGCTGGTGAAGGAAAGCTTCGGTCTCCTTCAGGCGCGCTTCATCCTTCATTCACTCGTCCAGTTGTTGGATCCGCGCGAGGTGTCTGCCGCCTTCGAAGGCCGTGGCAAGGAAGACGTCCACGATTTCGAGAGCGGTCTCCAAGGGCATCATGCGCTCGCCGAGCGAAAGGACGTTCGCGTTGTTGTGCAAGCGGGTGAGCCGTGCGGACTCGGTATTCCAGCAGAGGCCGCAGCGCACCCCCTTGACGCGGTTGGCGGCGATCGCCTCGCCATTGCCCGAACCGCCTAGCACGATCCCGCGCTCGTATTCGCCGCGCGCCACCGCTTCCGCCACGGGGCGAATAAATTTCGGATAGTCCACCGAAGCCTCGGAGT
This portion of the Luteolibacter luteus genome encodes:
- a CDS encoding response regulator, coding for MSESSSVVRIVIVDDHPMVRERLAEVINREADMKVCGEAEDRAGALELIGKEAPTLAIVDLSLRRSNGLDLIKDLRVMYPDVRVLVVSMQEENLYAERVIRAGAHGYITKQEATRKILEAIRQVLDGKVFLSEALSAEMLSRMVGKPKTTPGISFELLTDRELQVFDLVGQGFGTRQIAEQLGVDVKTIETYRARIKDKLELKDASELLRKAIAWKLDHPTT
- a CDS encoding protein kinase — protein: MDTLAQVRNGQLAGATRLDLSCGLTEIPPEIFELAETLEILNLSGNCLHDLPQDLARLKKLRILFCSQNNFEHLPDVIGNLPSLQMLGFKSNRIARVDEASLPPSLRWLILTDNRIEQLPSSIGKCLPLQKLMLAGNRLSRLPEEMARCVNLELIRLAANQFEVLPDWLFHLPKLSWLAYSGNPVAADATGSRAGSIAWDELELMEKLGEGASGVISRARWQNGSRHVAVKIFKGEMTSDGLPASEKAACLAAGAHPHLVPVIAELASHPEDASGLVMEWIGGGFTNLAGPPDFQSCTRDVYAEDIRFPPSVLLKIARGIAEAARALHAKGIMHGDLYAHNILRDEEGHALLGDFGAATFHGRTDRLAEKLEVRAFGCLLEELLERWEGSKAPEELRDLVRHCMDPEVARRPGFPEITVLLGAFGLPSGPI
- the rpiB gene encoding ribose 5-phosphate isomerase B; this encodes MKIAIGSDHAGYHYKQEIIAHLKNAGHEVADFGTDSEASVDYPKFIRPVAEAVARGEYERGIVLGGSGNGEAIAANRVKGVRCGLCWNTESARLTRLHNNANVLSLGERMMPLETALEIVDVFLATAFEGGRHLARIQQLDE
- a CDS encoding sensor histidine kinase produces the protein MAASQEPPKPSASFWKAPPQWFAVLIGTLIILGIGSVDMVITPQLGSAFFYLLPVLYVSRHASWRAALACAVLACLVSLNADIITERPGTPMYLPFANAALRLGVLLIVVRLVDSLRSLNDSLEARVRDRTARLQAEVRERLKLENHILEIRETEQARIGQDIHDGLCQHLVATAFSTSMLQRKLEEQGSTESGDATEIVGLIDDAITQARDVAKGLYPVRLDEEGLETALLALANGASKRTGLRCSVSVAELPSALSEGTAVQLYRIAQEAVNNTLKHADASELDIEFESSIDSFDLRIRDNGKGMKAEARSGLGMGLHIMEYRAKAIGAKLEIAPNNGRGVIVRCVSNHDSPDHE
- the trxA gene encoding thioredoxin — its product is MKAIALTTESFDAAISGTTQPVLVDFWADWCGPCKMIGPVVEEIAAENEGKALVAKVDISDNIELARRFGVQAIPTLIIFKDGKPVNVFRGLQDKRVLTEALAAA
- a CDS encoding class I SAM-dependent methyltransferase, whose product is MSDDADFATNIKRFTGFAGHYDAFRPTLPEALSGLLLEVARAHKSSTVVDLGSGTGLSTRYWSGKVREVIGIEPTDAMREEAERHGGAGVSYRRGFSHDTGLPDGSASIVVCSQALHWMDPQGTFKEAKRILRPGGVFAACDYDWPPVTGVWELDQAYQACDQRGREMERAHALSEGIKFQEKSGHLDRMRSSGAFRWTREVLLHHEEQGDAARLVGLLFSQGSVQTVLKAGFNEADMGIDRFRELATALMPQAKRWLWCSRVRIGVV
- a CDS encoding YiiD C-terminal domain-containing protein, with translation MKDEARLKETEAFLHQQIPITKTMGVRVDTYDEEKLVLSAPLEVNHNHLGTAFGGSLVAIATLAGYSTLWLELGNREAHIVVRKSEMDYRHPVKGDIVATCKRPGASAIASFRKKFERTGKARIKLHVTMDEDGQTCASFEGTFVAIL
- a CDS encoding TetR/AcrR family transcriptional regulator, with amino-acid sequence MGRPREFDPDEALEKALRVFWAKGYEGTSMTDLTEAMGINKPSLYAAFGNKEALFRKALDRYSTGPGAYIPKAFEAPTAKEVAEKLLDGAAWVLGNPANPGGCLTIQGALVCGDEAAAVKNQLISLRSGTFETMARRFEQAKQAGEFSTEVDPFRLARYISAVVQGMSVQSASGATYEDLKGVADQAMMAWPA
- a CDS encoding MFS transporter — encoded protein: MNDLGKGSRSLLPIFLLSAAGFTVLTTEFIIVGLLPAMARDLRVSVPTAGLLVTLFAFTVAAVGPPLTAFASRFERKRLFVATLVLFSVSNLLAALSANFGVMAFARFIPAVMLPIFWALASETAVQITGPEKAGKAISMVSFGVVAATIFGIPIGTLVADAFGWRVAFGSLAALAFAKAALLFFFLPSMAGKKEEASVLKQMSILRDPMIAGHVLLSLLVFAGMFTSYTYLADILERLGHFDGATVGWILMGFGGMGLLGNWLGGRLVDRSALGASITFSIPIAIAMISVVPVVQSFGWLAVVLGIWGTAQAALFTVSHVRVMKSASANAALGASLNISGANMGIGLGAMVGGRVIDHYGLSFVGWAAAGVVGIAVILSVVLMFARRSKECPAGIVECSGGL
- a CDS encoding DUF5069 domain-containing protein, with protein sequence MSATLIPGLRSPYDQVSGFVHFGRMLDKIRLDSKAALPPLWAEVRGIKGGFDQRCCSFLGIDYSALEARVLKGGSDEEILEWAFEKGRKPSGEEIEVWNGFMMKLGWRDATAARVHFRLAESGFPEDAALTMFDFIDLDEGRPVRWS